A single window of Nicotiana sylvestris chromosome 5, ASM39365v2, whole genome shotgun sequence DNA harbors:
- the LOC104211936 gene encoding mavicyanin-like isoform X1, which translates to MGAKKLLVVAVAVAAVLLTAATVVGVDDQVHHVVGEDRGWDPSSDVASWSSGRIFRVGDKIWFTYSAAQESVVELRNEEEFTSCDVTNPIKMYTDGLDKISLEGEGIRYFASGNTESCKHGLKIPVKIQPKEQNVAQNIGSMAVASGPTLPSASSNLNGLSYLLVVGLSICFLGL; encoded by the exons ATGGGTGCAAAGAAGTTACTGGTTGTGGCGGTGGCGGTGGCGGCTGTTCTTCTCACGGCGGCGACGGTGGTCGGAGTTGATGATCAGGTGCACCATGTGGTCGGAGAGGATAGAGGGTGGGACCCATCTTCTGATGTTGCTTCTTGGTCCTCTGGTAGAATTTTCAGAGTTGGTGACAAAATCT GGTTCACCTACTCTGCAGCACAAGAGAGTGTAGTGGAGCTGAGAAACGAGGAAGAATTTACATCGTGTGATGTAACAAATCCGATCAAGATGTATACGGACGGCTTAGATAAGATCTCACTCGAAGGAGAAGGAATCAGGTACTTCGCTAGCGGGAACACAGAGAGCTGCAAACATGGGCTGAAAATACCTGTAAAAATCCAGCCCAAAGAGCAAAATGTGGCCCAGAATATTGGATCAATGGCTGTAGCTTCTGGGCCAACATTGCCTTCTGCTTCATCAAATTTAAATGGGCTTTCTTACCTTTTGGTTGTTGGATTATCAATCTGCTTTTTGGGCCTTTAG
- the LOC104211948 gene encoding isoleucine--tRNA ligase, cytoplasmic, translating into MEDVCEGKDFSFPNQEEKILQWWDSVKAFETQLEKTKNQPEYIFYDGPPFATGLPHYGHILAGTIKDIVTRYQSMTGHHVTRRFGWDCHGLPVEHEIDEKLGIKTKNQVIEMGIDKYNEECRAIVTRYVGEWEKTVVRMGRWIDFQNGYKTMDLKFMESVWWVFAQLFQKGLVYRGFKVMPYSTGLKTPLSNFEANSNYKEVSDPEIMVSFPIVDDPEGASFVAWTTTPWTLPSNLALCVNANFVYVKVRNKFNGKIYVVAESRLAELPVEKAKKVTPNGPAADTQNPNSKSKPSGGKSQNVETYEVVDKFSGSSLVGKKYIPLFDYFKDFSDTAFRVVADDYVTSDSGTGIVHCAPAFGEDDYRVCIGNHIIKKGESLIVAVDDNGYFTDRITDFRGKYVKEADNDITQAVKEKGRLVKSGKFMHSYPFCWRSDTPLIYRAVPSWFIMVEKIKDQLLENNKQTYWVPDFVKEKRFHNWLENARDWAVSRSRFWGTPLPVWISEDGEEIVVMDSIDKLEKLSGAKVTDLHRHNIDHITIPSSRGPDFGVLRRVEDVFDCWFESGSMPYAYIHYPFENVELFENNFPGHFVAEGLDQTRGWFYTLMVLSTALFGKPAFRNLICNGLVLAEDGKKMSKRLKNYPQPSEVINDYGADALRLYLINSPVVRAEPLRFKKDGVFAVVKDVFLPWYNAYRFLVQNAKRLEIDGFGPFIPTDQKTLQSSSNVLDQWINSATQSLVHFVRQEMDAYRLYTVVPYLLKFLDNLTNIYVRFNRKRLKGRTGEGDCRTALSTLYYVLLTSCKAMAPLTPFFTEVLYQNLRKVCKGSEESIHYCSYPEVEGKRWERIEQSVNRMMTIIDLARNIRERHNKPLKTPLREMVVVHPDSEFLDDIAGKLREFVLEELNIKSLVPCNDTLKYASLRAEPDFSVLGKRLGKSMGVVSKEVKAMSTEDIIAFEKAGEITVASHTLKLSDIKIVRGFKRPDNRKENEMDAAGDGDVLVILDLRTDDSLFEAGVAREVVNRIQKLRKKAALEPTDLVEVFFKSLDEDKTVSQQILESQESYIRDALGSPLLPADLIPSHAMTIDEESFHGISSLSFVITLARPSLVFNSDAITALYGGNTQYSQGLQTYLLMRDHHNLKSEFQQGKGKITVKCIENQPPVEVFLGKHVFLSVGDYFLNRKSQ; encoded by the exons ATGGAAGACGTCTGCGAAGGCAAAGATTTCAGCTTTCCAAATCAAGAAGAGAAAATTCTCCAATGGTGGGATTCAGTAAAAGCATTCGAAACTCAGCTCGAAAAAACCAAAAATCAACCCGAATACATCTTCTACGACGGTCCGCCATTTGCGACGGGTTTGCCTCATTACGGGCATATTTTAGCCGGTACAATTAAGGACATTGTGACCCGGTACCAATCCATGACGGGTCATCATGTGACCCGAAGATTCGGTTGGGATTGTCACGGGTTACCCGTTGAACACGAAATTGACGAGAAACTTGGGATTAAGACTAAAAACCAAGTGATTGAAATGGGAATTGATAAGTATAATGAGGAGTGCAGAGCTATTGTTACGAGGTATGTTGGGGAATGGGAGAAGACAGTGGTGAGAATGGGGAGGTGGATTGATTTTCAGAACGGGTATAAAACTATGGATTTGAAGTTCATGGAGAGTGTTTGGTGGGTCTTTGCTCAGTTGTTTCAAAAGGGTCTTGTTTATAGAGGTTTCAAG gttATGCCTTATAGTACTGGTTTGAAGACTCCATTATCCAATTTTGAAGCTAATTCTAATTATAAG GAAGTAAGTGACCCTGAAATCATGGTTTCCTTCCCGATAGTTGATGATCCCGAGGGTGCGTCCTTTGTGGCATGGACAACAACTCCTTGGACCCTTCCTAGTAATCTTGCTCTTTGTGTCAACGCCAATTTTGTATATGTCAAG GTTCGCAACAAATTCAATGGGAAGATTTATGTGGTGGCAGAATCTCGATTGGCCGAGCTACCAGTTGAGAAGGCGAAAAAGGTCACCCCAAATGGACCTGCTGCTGACACTCAAAATCCAAATTCTAAGTCAAAGCCTTCTGGTGGTAAATCACAGAATGTCGAAACTTATGAGGTGGTGGATAAATTCTCTGGGTCGTCCCTTGTGGGGAAGAA GTATATTCCACTATTTGATTACTTCAAGGATTTTTCTGACACAGCATTCAGAGTCGTTGCGGATGATTATGTGACTTCTGACAGTGGTACTGGAATTGTTCATTGTGCTCCTGCCTTTGGTGAGGACGATTATCGTGTTTGTATTGGAAATCACATAATAAAAAAG GGGGAGAGCCTGATTGTGGCGGTAGATGATAATGGCTACTTTACTGATAGAATTACAGACTTCAGAGGAAAATATGTTAAGGAGGCAGATAATGATATCACTCAAGCAGTGAAG GAGAAAGGAAGGCTTGTCAAATCTGGAAAGTTTATGCATTCATACCCTTTTTGCTGGAGATCTGACACACCTCTGATTTACAGAGCAGTTCCTAGCTG GTTTATTATGGTGGAAAAAATTAAGGATCAATTGCTAGAGAACAATAAACAAACCTACTGGGTTCCTGATTTTGTGAAG GAAAAACGCTTCCACAATTGGTTAGAAAATGCAAGAGACTGGGCTGTTAGCCGAAGTAGGTTCTGGGGTACTCCTCTTCCTGTGTGGATTAGCGAGGATGGTGAGGAGATAGTTGTTATGGACTCCATTGACAAACTGGAAAAGCTTTCTGGTGCTAAG GTGACAGACTTGCATCGTCACAACATTGATCACATTACAATTCCGTCCAGTCGGGGGCCTGATTTCGGCGTTCTTCGACGTGTGGAGGAT GTATTTGATTGCTGGTTTGAGAGTGGGTCAATGCCTTATGCTTATATCCACTATCCTTTTGAGAATGTTGAACTCTTCGAGAACAATTTCCCTGGTCATTTTGTGGCAGAAGGTCTCGATCAAACTCGTGGATG GTTCTACACCCTTATGGTCCTTTCTACTGCCCTTTTTGGGAAACCTGCTTTTAGAAACCTCATTTGCAATGGTCTTGTCCTGGCTGAGGATGGGAAGAAGATGAGTAAACGATTAAAGAACTATCCTCAACCATCAGAAGTTATCAACGATTATGGAGCT GATGCATTACGTTTATACCTGATAAACTCTCCCGTTGTCCGTGCTGAACCTCTGCGTTTTAAGAAAGACGGAGTTTTTGCTGTG GTGAAAGATGTTTTCTTGCCATGGTACAATGCATATAGGTTCCTTGTTCAGAATGCAAAAAGACTTGAAATTGATGGGTTTGGACCATTCATTCCCACTGATCAAAAAACTTTGCAGAGTTCATCCAATGTCCTAGATCAATGGATCAATTCTGCAACTCAGAGCTTAGTGCATTTCGTCCGGCAGGAAATGGATGCTTATAGATTGTACACG GTGGTTCCGTATCTCCTAAAATTTCTTGATAATTTAACGAATATCTATGTGCGGTTCAATCGGAAGAGGCTAAAAGGCCGTACTGGTGAGGGGGATTGCAgaactgctctttcaactctgtACTAT GTGCTTTTGACTTCATGTAAAGCAATGGCACCGTTAACTCCTTTTTTCACTGAGGTTCTTTACCAAAACTTGCGGAAAGTTTGCAAAGGATCAGAGGAGAGCATTCACTATTGCAGCTATCCTGAAGTGGAAGGAAAG AGGTGGGAGCGTATTGAGCAGAGTGTTAATAGGATGATGACAATTATTGACCTTGCACGGAATATTCGTGAGCGTCACAATAAGCCTCTTAAAACCCCGCTCAG GGAAATGGTGGTTGTACATCCAGATTCAGAATTCCTTGATGATATTGCGGGCAAACTTAGAGAG TTTGTGCTCGAGGAGCTAAACATTAAGTCTTTGGTCCCATGCAATGACACGTTGAAGTATGCTTCTTTGCGCGCAGAGCCAGATTTCAG TGTGTTAGGAAAAAGGCTGGGAAAGTCGATGGGAGTTGTTTCCAAGGAAGTTAAGGCCATGTCAACAGAAGATATTATTGCTTTTGAGAAAGCGGGAGAAATTACTGTCGCTTCACACACTTTGAAGCTTAGTGATATCAAG ATTGTTCGGGGTTTCAAGCGTCCTGATAATAGGAAAGAGAATGAAATGGATGCGGCAGGGGACG GTGATGTTTTAGTGATACTGGATTTGCGTACTGATGATTCACTGTTTGAGGCTGGAGTTGCTCGGGAG GTTGTGAATAGGATACAGAAACTGAGAAAGAAAGCCGCGCTTGAACCCACTGACTTGGTAGAGGTCTTCTTCAAATCTTTGGACGAGGATAAAACAGTCTCTCAGCAGATTTTGGAGTCCCAG gaatcatatattagagatgcccTTGGGTCTCCTTTGCTTCCTGCCGACCTGATCCCATCACATGCA ATGACAATTGATGAAGAGAGTTTCCATGGAATCTCCAGCTTGTCGTTTGTGATTACGTTAGCAAGACCAAGTCTAGTGTTTAATTCAGATGCCATCACTGCTTTATATGGAG GAAACACACAGTATTCTCAAGGCTTACAAACATACCTGCTGATGAGGGATCACCATAACTTGAAGTCAGAGTTTCAACAAGGAAAGGGCAAG ATAACAGTAAAGTGCATTGAGAATCAGCCTCCAGTTGAGGTGTTTCTGGGAAAGCATGTCTTCTTGAGTGTTGGAGATTATTTCTTGAACAGGAAATCACAGTAA
- the LOC104211936 gene encoding mavicyanin-like isoform X2, translated as MGAKKLLVVAVAVAAVLLTAATVVGVDDQVHHVVGEDRGWDPSSDVASWSSGRIFRVGDKISQESVVELRNEEEFTSCDVTNPIKMYTDGLDKISLEGEGIRYFASGNTESCKHGLKIPVKIQPKEQNVAQNIGSMAVASGPTLPSASSNLNGLSYLLVVGLSICFLGL; from the exons ATGGGTGCAAAGAAGTTACTGGTTGTGGCGGTGGCGGTGGCGGCTGTTCTTCTCACGGCGGCGACGGTGGTCGGAGTTGATGATCAGGTGCACCATGTGGTCGGAGAGGATAGAGGGTGGGACCCATCTTCTGATGTTGCTTCTTGGTCCTCTGGTAGAATTTTCAGAGTTGGTGACAAAATCT CACAAGAGAGTGTAGTGGAGCTGAGAAACGAGGAAGAATTTACATCGTGTGATGTAACAAATCCGATCAAGATGTATACGGACGGCTTAGATAAGATCTCACTCGAAGGAGAAGGAATCAGGTACTTCGCTAGCGGGAACACAGAGAGCTGCAAACATGGGCTGAAAATACCTGTAAAAATCCAGCCCAAAGAGCAAAATGTGGCCCAGAATATTGGATCAATGGCTGTAGCTTCTGGGCCAACATTGCCTTCTGCTTCATCAAATTTAAATGGGCTTTCTTACCTTTTGGTTGTTGGATTATCAATCTGCTTTTTGGGCCTTTAG